Proteins co-encoded in one Bremerella sp. TYQ1 genomic window:
- the pepT gene encoding peptidase T, producing MSRQRLLERFLKYVQIDTTAGEPGEKYPSSDGQLVLGKVLADELIAMGVADAHQDEHGLVYATVHGKVMGCPVVALNSHVDTSPETTGKDVKPQVIEKYAGGDINLPGDSSKVITVRDNPELNDLHGCTLITSDGTTLLGGDDKAGIAVIMEVAQRILEEGGSNVGMLKVLFTCDEEIGHGVDHVDLDKVGADVCYTLDGPGANELNAETFSADLATVVVQGVNIHPSIAKGRMVNSIRAASALVAKLPTDKLSPETTDERDGFIHPYIVEGGVAETTVQCILRSFETDELDAQAQLIRDLAKEVEADFPGCEISVTITPQYRNLRDGLDKEPRAVPIAEQAHKALDRPCHKRVIRGGTDGSQLTAMGLPTPNLSTGQHNPHSPLEWACLDEMEQAVQLVLKMLQLWAKETKTADA from the coding sequence ATGAGCCGTCAGCGCCTTCTTGAACGCTTCCTGAAATATGTCCAAATCGATACCACGGCCGGCGAGCCTGGCGAAAAGTACCCCAGCAGCGACGGCCAATTGGTGCTCGGAAAAGTGTTGGCGGACGAACTGATCGCGATGGGGGTTGCCGATGCCCATCAAGACGAACATGGATTGGTCTACGCGACCGTTCACGGCAAAGTGATGGGCTGCCCGGTGGTGGCGCTGAACTCGCATGTCGATACCTCGCCGGAAACGACCGGCAAAGATGTGAAGCCACAAGTGATCGAGAAGTATGCCGGCGGCGATATCAACTTGCCTGGCGATTCGTCGAAGGTGATTACCGTTCGGGATAATCCGGAACTGAACGACCTGCACGGCTGCACATTAATCACGTCCGATGGGACAACGCTGCTGGGTGGCGACGATAAAGCCGGCATCGCCGTCATCATGGAAGTCGCCCAGCGGATCTTGGAAGAGGGAGGCAGCAACGTCGGCATGCTGAAGGTGCTGTTTACCTGCGACGAAGAGATCGGTCACGGCGTCGATCATGTCGATCTGGACAAAGTGGGCGCCGATGTTTGTTACACGCTTGATGGGCCAGGAGCGAACGAGCTGAATGCCGAAACGTTCTCGGCCGACTTGGCGACCGTGGTGGTCCAAGGAGTCAACATCCATCCTTCGATCGCCAAGGGGCGGATGGTTAATTCGATTCGTGCCGCGTCGGCATTGGTGGCGAAACTGCCCACTGATAAGCTTTCGCCGGAAACGACCGACGAGCGCGACGGATTCATTCATCCTTATATCGTCGAAGGGGGCGTCGCAGAAACGACGGTGCAGTGCATCTTGCGAAGCTTCGAAACGGATGAGCTGGATGCCCAGGCTCAGTTGATCCGTGACTTGGCAAAAGAAGTAGAAGCCGACTTCCCCGGCTGCGAGATCAGCGTGACCATCACGCCGCAGTATCGCAATCTGCGAGATGGCTTAGACAAAGAGCCGCGTGCTGTGCCGATCGCCGAACAAGCCCACAAGGCGCTCGACCGTCCATGTCACAAGCGCGTCATTCGTGGTGGGACCGATGGTTCGCAGTTGACCGCGATGGGACTCCCGACGCCGAATCTTTCGACCGGACAGCACAATCCCCACTCGCCGCTGGAATGGGCCTGCTTGGACGAGATGGAACAAGCCGTTCAGTTGGTGCTGAAGATGCTTCAGTTGTGGGCCAAAGAAACGAAGACGGCCGACGCATAA
- a CDS encoding glycosyltransferase family 2 protein has protein sequence MLNASIVIPSVSDARRLETTLISLLENRPSDCEIVVPHSGYYDDPYDIADEVRLIDVPAARTEVELLAVGWSMCQAPIVHTLAPGATVEAGWMDDALARFQQPEVMAVAPQSQFSDGDATYGVVADDFGMRAAGTTAQVQAPMRQAGFYRYSLLAALGGFSTRMEEYADLDIGLWLAEAGGQCEVASGSVVQLNVPNDLASVSADRIRLAKTLQLRHQEWFAARGKASSGKLGWLSRSVGSGSISTMMSALTAKADAKAALHRLPDLDDVRAVIEGRDQTFRFDPRNDRPTRPIHRSAA, from the coding sequence GTGCTGAACGCTTCTATCGTCATTCCGAGTGTTTCCGACGCTCGTCGACTGGAAACGACGTTGATCTCGCTGTTGGAAAACCGACCCAGCGATTGCGAGATCGTCGTACCTCACTCCGGTTACTACGACGACCCCTACGATATCGCTGATGAAGTCCGACTGATCGATGTGCCTGCCGCTCGTACCGAGGTCGAGTTGCTGGCTGTCGGCTGGTCGATGTGCCAGGCCCCGATCGTCCACACGCTCGCTCCTGGAGCGACTGTGGAAGCTGGTTGGATGGACGATGCGTTGGCTCGTTTCCAACAGCCAGAAGTCATGGCCGTTGCCCCGCAGTCGCAGTTCAGCGACGGCGACGCGACCTACGGTGTCGTGGCGGATGACTTCGGGATGCGTGCCGCGGGAACCACCGCCCAAGTGCAAGCACCGATGCGGCAAGCTGGCTTCTACCGTTATTCACTGCTAGCTGCTTTGGGCGGCTTCAGTACACGGATGGAAGAGTACGCCGACTTGGACATCGGACTCTGGCTCGCCGAAGCAGGCGGTCAGTGTGAAGTCGCTTCTGGCTCGGTCGTGCAGCTGAATGTGCCAAACGATCTGGCTTCGGTTTCGGCCGATCGCATTCGCCTCGCGAAGACTCTCCAGCTGCGTCATCAAGAGTGGTTCGCTGCTCGAGGGAAAGCCAGCAGCGGCAAGCTGGGTTGGCTTTCGCGTAGCGTCGGCAGCGGGTCGATTTCGACAATGATGTCCGCACTCACGGCCAAAGCAGATGCCAAAGCGGCGCTGCATCGCCTGCCAGATTTGGACGACGTTCGAGCGGTGATCGAAGGACGGGATCAAACGTTCCGCTTCGACCCACGTAACGATCGTCCGACGCGGCCCATTCATCGCAGTGCCGCCTAA
- a CDS encoding NAD(P)/FAD-dependent oxidoreductase has product MTSLRDFRVLVIGAGPSGLVALKNLRQVGIDAIAVDRNSGVGGNWDIDSPHSSVYESTHLISSKGMTEFLDFPMPDAYPEYPSHREVLAYLHFYAERFNLDRVVRKKTSVVSVKKGETVWDVRLKEGDDGPVTSESFDAIVIANGHHAVPMRPEIAGQFHGEAIHAHDYKHHRQLTDRRVLVVGAGNSGCDIAVEAAIHAKSAAISMRRGYHFFPKFIRGKPADVVGDRLRRWPLPRFVKDRISKLVVDWTVGKPQRFGLPKPEHDLFETHPIINSQLPYYAGHGKLDVFPDVRQFDGDHVEFTDGRRERFDVVVFATGYQLTFPFIDADLLNTHNGVPKLYLHAFHPSDDTLFVAGMIQPNSGQWPLTDLQTQIMARYLKARLSGDAVADKFRSQKQSSGVGLPSREHFLATPRHRLEVDYFEYRKLLTKILRQFDSV; this is encoded by the coding sequence ATGACCTCACTTCGTGATTTTCGTGTACTGGTAATCGGTGCGGGACCATCCGGTCTTGTTGCGCTAAAAAACCTGCGCCAGGTCGGAATCGACGCCATTGCGGTTGACCGCAATTCTGGTGTCGGGGGCAATTGGGACATCGATTCACCCCACAGCAGCGTCTACGAATCGACCCATTTGATCTCATCGAAGGGGATGACCGAGTTTCTCGATTTCCCGATGCCGGATGCGTATCCCGAGTACCCCAGCCATCGTGAAGTGCTGGCATACCTACACTTTTACGCAGAACGTTTTAATTTGGATCGCGTAGTTCGGAAAAAAACTTCGGTTGTTTCCGTTAAAAAAGGCGAGACAGTCTGGGATGTTCGGCTGAAAGAGGGGGACGACGGTCCCGTTACATCAGAGAGCTTCGATGCCATCGTGATTGCCAATGGGCATCATGCGGTACCGATGCGGCCTGAAATCGCTGGCCAGTTCCACGGGGAAGCAATCCATGCCCACGACTATAAGCATCATCGGCAGCTGACCGATCGCCGCGTGTTGGTCGTCGGGGCGGGCAACAGTGGCTGCGATATCGCTGTCGAAGCGGCCATTCATGCCAAGTCGGCGGCCATCAGTATGCGGCGGGGTTACCACTTCTTCCCCAAGTTTATCCGTGGTAAACCGGCCGATGTCGTGGGCGATCGTCTCCGGCGATGGCCGCTCCCTCGCTTTGTGAAGGATCGAATTTCGAAGTTAGTGGTCGACTGGACAGTGGGCAAGCCGCAGAGATTTGGCCTGCCGAAGCCGGAACATGACTTGTTCGAAACCCACCCGATCATCAATTCGCAGCTTCCTTACTATGCCGGGCATGGCAAGCTGGACGTCTTTCCCGACGTACGGCAATTCGATGGTGACCATGTTGAATTTACCGACGGCCGTCGTGAACGGTTCGATGTCGTCGTCTTCGCGACCGGGTATCAGCTGACGTTTCCATTCATCGACGCCGATCTTCTCAACACGCACAACGGTGTGCCGAAGCTTTACCTGCATGCCTTTCATCCGAGCGACGATACGTTGTTTGTTGCCGGAATGATTCAGCCCAACAGTGGCCAATGGCCGCTAACCGATTTGCAAACGCAGATCATGGCTCGTTATCTCAAAGCTCGGCTCAGCGGAGATGCGGTGGCGGACAAGTTCCGTTCGCAGAAGCAGTCTAGCGGCGTCGGCCTCCCTTCTCGCGAACACTTTCTCGCGACCCCGCGACATCGATTGGAAGTCGACTACTTCGAGTATCGAAAGCTGCTGACGAAGATCCTCCGCCAGTTCGATTCGGTCTAA
- a CDS encoding sulfatase — protein sequence MIRRTLLLVLAAGCFAWQAASLEAAETKRPNILFAFADDWGKQASAYGQLEPGGINDVVKTPHFDALAKRGVLFKNAFVNAPSCTPCRSSLLSGQYFWRTGRGAILRGAVWDPAIPSYPLLLKDAGYHIGETYKVWSPGTPVDAPYGGGKYAYQKAGGSFNQFSQRATALMKQGKSAQEAKDELYGQVRGNFADFLKDRNEDQPFCYWFGPTNVHRKWIAGSGKQLWDINPDDLKGKMPKFLPDVPVVREDLADYLGEIQAFDAALGVLMEQLKEAGELDNTLIVVSGDHGPPGFPQGKCNLYDFGTHVALTVAGPGVNGGRVVDDFTILPDLAPTFLEAGGQEIPEVMTAKSLWPVLKSEKEGLVDPSRTAAFTGRERHVEMAREGNLPYPMRGIQTADYQLIVNFKPNRWPMGAPYHLDSDNPPTKDELTNKTFVTFPDDDAGPTKAFMVLHRNDPEVKPVFERCFGKRPEVELYDLKADPDQMTNVADDPKYAKVKAELTARLMEELKTSGDPRVVEGGKFFETPPMAGPLPKGGPQPNRKR from the coding sequence ATGATTCGACGCACCCTATTGCTTGTGCTTGCGGCCGGCTGTTTTGCTTGGCAAGCAGCCTCTCTGGAAGCCGCGGAAACGAAACGCCCGAACATCTTGTTTGCCTTCGCCGACGATTGGGGCAAGCAGGCCAGCGCCTACGGTCAACTGGAACCTGGTGGTATCAACGATGTCGTGAAGACGCCGCACTTCGACGCGTTGGCCAAGCGTGGCGTGCTGTTTAAGAACGCCTTCGTCAATGCTCCGTCCTGTACGCCATGCCGTAGTTCTCTGTTGTCAGGGCAATACTTTTGGCGAACCGGACGTGGGGCAATTTTGCGTGGTGCCGTTTGGGATCCCGCGATTCCCAGCTATCCGCTGCTGCTGAAGGATGCCGGCTACCACATTGGCGAAACCTATAAAGTGTGGAGCCCTGGGACTCCTGTCGATGCTCCTTACGGTGGCGGCAAGTATGCCTATCAGAAAGCAGGCGGGTCGTTCAATCAGTTCTCGCAGCGTGCTACGGCGCTCATGAAACAAGGGAAGTCCGCTCAAGAAGCAAAGGACGAACTGTATGGTCAGGTACGCGGCAACTTCGCCGACTTCCTGAAAGATCGTAACGAAGACCAGCCGTTCTGTTATTGGTTCGGGCCAACCAATGTGCATCGTAAGTGGATCGCCGGCAGCGGTAAGCAGTTGTGGGACATCAACCCGGATGATCTGAAAGGGAAGATGCCGAAGTTCCTGCCAGATGTTCCCGTCGTGCGAGAAGACCTGGCCGATTACCTCGGCGAGATTCAGGCGTTTGATGCGGCGTTGGGCGTTCTTATGGAACAATTGAAAGAGGCAGGCGAACTCGACAACACTCTGATCGTTGTCAGTGGCGACCATGGCCCACCTGGCTTTCCACAGGGGAAATGCAACTTGTACGACTTCGGCACGCATGTCGCGTTGACCGTTGCCGGGCCTGGTGTGAACGGCGGACGCGTCGTCGACGACTTCACGATCTTGCCCGATCTCGCTCCGACATTCCTCGAAGCGGGCGGACAGGAGATTCCCGAAGTGATGACCGCGAAAAGCTTGTGGCCTGTTTTGAAGTCGGAGAAGGAAGGCCTTGTCGATCCTTCTCGCACGGCGGCATTCACCGGACGCGAACGCCATGTCGAGATGGCCCGAGAAGGGAATCTGCCGTATCCGATGCGAGGTATTCAAACGGCCGACTACCAACTGATTGTCAACTTCAAGCCGAATCGCTGGCCAATGGGGGCTCCTTATCATTTGGATAGTGATAACCCGCCCACGAAGGACGAACTGACCAACAAAACGTTCGTGACGTTCCCGGACGACGACGCCGGACCGACGAAAGCGTTCATGGTGCTGCACCGAAACGACCCTGAGGTGAAGCCTGTTTTCGAACGTTGTTTCGGCAAACGTCCCGAAGTGGAACTGTACGATTTGAAGGCCGACCCGGATCAGATGACCAACGTCGCCGACGATCCGAAGTACGCGAAAGTCAAAGCGGAACTTACCGCGCGTCTGATGGAAGAACTAAAAACGAGCGGTGATCCTCGCGTGGTCGAAGGAGGCAAGTTCTTCGAAACGCCTCCGATGGCCGGCCCCCTCCCCAAAGGCGGCCCTCAACCGAACCGGAAACGGTAA